One Qiania dongpingensis genomic window carries:
- a CDS encoding V-type ATP synthase subunit D has product MDLNTCATKGNLIIIKNSLALSKQGYELMDKKRNILIRELMQLIEKASSIQSEIDKTFTEAYASLQRAILEMGMNRVREASAAIPLENSVRVKTRSIMGTEIPLVEFEKRSPSLAYSFHSTNQFLDDARMQFEKVKELTLRLTTVENSAYRLSFNIKKTQKRANALKNITIPKYEALVHNIQNALEEKEREEFTRLKVIKRQADKKKSSASSGA; this is encoded by the coding sequence ATGGATCTGAATACATGTGCAACAAAAGGCAACCTGATCATCATAAAGAATTCTCTGGCCCTGTCCAAGCAGGGCTATGAGCTGATGGACAAAAAAAGAAATATTTTGATCCGTGAACTGATGCAGCTCATTGAAAAAGCCAGTTCCATTCAAAGCGAGATAGATAAGACCTTTACGGAGGCCTATGCTTCTCTGCAGCGCGCCATCCTGGAAATGGGTATGAACCGGGTCCGGGAAGCCAGCGCCGCGATTCCCCTGGAGAACTCTGTCCGGGTGAAGACCCGGAGCATCATGGGTACGGAGATTCCTCTTGTAGAATTCGAAAAACGGTCACCTTCCCTCGCTTATTCCTTCCACAGCACCAACCAGTTCCTGGACGATGCCAGGATGCAGTTTGAAAAAGTGAAGGAGCTGACCCTCCGCCTGACCACTGTAGAAAACTCCGCATACCGGCTATCCTTTAACATTAAAAAGACCCAGAAACGGGCAAATGCCCTGAAAAATATCACCATACCCAAATATGAGGCTCTGGTCCACAACATCCAGAATGCTCTGGAGGAAAAAGAGCGTGAAGAGTTCACCCGTCTGAAGGTGATCAAACGTCAGGCGGATAAAAAGAAAAGCTCCGCGTCAAGCGGCGCTTAA
- a CDS encoding DUF3847 domain-containing protein has protein sequence MRPLDEEQNRLEKEIRQLENRQKILLNKKTNAERKERTHRLIERGAILESVFPATVPMTGEEVKAFLLALSHLPEARELPPKPPNAEGTR, from the coding sequence TTGAGGCCATTAGACGAGGAACAAAACCGGCTGGAAAAGGAAATCCGGCAGCTTGAAAACCGGCAGAAGATTTTACTGAACAAGAAAACCAACGCCGAACGCAAGGAGCGGACGCACCGCCTAATCGAGCGCGGGGCCATTCTGGAAAGTGTCTTTCCTGCCACTGTCCCCATGACCGGCGAGGAAGTCAAGGCGTTTCTGCTTGCCCTCTCCCACTTGCCAGAGGCGCGGGAGTTGCCGCCAAAGCCGCCGAACGCCGAGGGTACGCGATAG
- a CDS encoding phage replisome organizer N-terminal domain-containing protein, with product MTENRRYYYLKLKESFYNSETMVILESMQDGLLYSNLLLKMYLMALKSNGVLMLNERLPHTPQTIATFTRHQVGTVERALKVFIEFGLVEVLTDGAFYMADMQLLIGQSSTEGERKKKERSRLERKKLLPGGAVDICPPNGEVDKCPSILEYRDKEIRDKSTENREGERARAFGRYENVRLTDIELAELQAEFPTVWESYVEKLSAYMESTGKTYKSHAATIRRWAAEDGKKGGGLPAYTYKEGESL from the coding sequence ATGACTGAAAACAGACGATATTACTATCTCAAGCTCAAGGAGAGCTTTTACAACAGCGAAACAATGGTAATTCTGGAAAGTATGCAGGACGGGCTTCTCTACTCCAATCTGCTGCTGAAGATGTACTTAATGGCGCTCAAAAGCAACGGCGTTCTCATGCTGAACGAGCGTTTACCCCACACGCCGCAGACCATAGCCACTTTCACCCGCCATCAGGTGGGGACAGTGGAACGGGCGCTCAAGGTGTTTATCGAGTTTGGCCTTGTGGAAGTGCTGACGGACGGGGCTTTCTATATGGCCGATATGCAACTTTTAATCGGCCAATCCTCCACCGAGGGGGAGCGGAAAAAGAAAGAGCGTTCACGGCTGGAACGGAAAAAACTGCTTCCGGGCGGGGCGGTGGACATTTGTCCACCCAATGGCGAGGTGGACAAATGTCCGTCTATATTAGAGTATAGAGATAAAGAGATTAGAGATAAGAGTACAGAGAATAGAGAGGGAGAACGCGCCCGCGCCTTTGGCCGCTATGAGAATGTCAGATTGACCGATATCGAGCTTGCCGAGCTGCAAGCGGAGTTTCCCACCGTCTGGGAAAGCTACGTCGAAAAGCTGTCGGCCTACATGGAATCCACCGGCAAGACCTACAAGAGCCATGCCGCCACTATCCGGCGTTGGGCCGCAGAGGACGGCAAAAAGGGCGGCGGCTTGCCCGCCTACACCTACAAGGAGGGCGAGAGCTTATGA
- a CDS encoding RNA polymerase sigma factor — MEVTIKINGQALSVEVSVEVYEYLDSAKHKNENLSHEKRRHWDCREFDEYIAATEGRLPYRETPEEQVCRMETRDELFSVLESCTEAQRRRFLLYALDGLTFEQIARLSGCSKAAVQDSIEAVRKKFKKLF; from the coding sequence ATGGAAGTCACCATCAAAATAAACGGACAAGCCCTGTCCGTGGAGGTTAGCGTCGAGGTCTACGAATACCTTGACAGCGCCAAGCACAAGAATGAAAACCTGTCCCATGAGAAGCGGCGGCATTGGGATTGTCGGGAGTTTGACGAGTACATAGCCGCCACCGAGGGCCGCTTGCCCTACCGGGAAACGCCGGAGGAACAGGTCTGCCGCATGGAAACGCGGGACGAGCTGTTTTCCGTGTTGGAGAGCTGCACCGAGGCGCAGCGGCGGCGGTTCCTACTCTACGCGCTGGACGGTTTGACGTTTGAGCAAATCGCCCGGTTGTCCGGCTGTTCCAAAGCCGCCGTACAGGACAGTATCGAGGCGGTACGAAAGAAATTTAAAAAACTTTTCTAA
- a CDS encoding helix-turn-helix domain-containing protein translates to MDCSKVGKLILTLRQEKGMTQKALANEMNISDRTISKWERGIGCPDVSLLRELSAILEVNIEKILLGDLEPNDMDRGNMKKIKFYVCPDCGNVLFCTGENEISCCGRKLSPLTAGQEDLQHKICVEEIENDFYITLPHEMSKQHYITFVAYVTCDRVLLIKLYPEQSAEVRFPKMYGGELYVCCSKHGLIRKGKNNV, encoded by the coding sequence ATGGATTGTAGCAAAGTTGGTAAGTTAATTCTTACCTTGCGCCAAGAAAAGGGTATGACACAAAAGGCCCTTGCTAATGAAATGAATATTAGCGACAGGACTATATCAAAATGGGAACGTGGTATCGGCTGTCCCGATGTATCATTACTTCGTGAACTGTCTGCTATTTTGGAAGTCAATATTGAAAAAATACTGTTAGGTGATTTAGAGCCTAATGATATGGATAGAGGGAATATGAAAAAAATTAAGTTTTATGTATGCCCGGATTGTGGGAATGTTTTGTTCTGCACAGGAGAAAATGAGATTTCCTGTTGCGGCAGGAAATTAAGCCCTTTAACTGCGGGGCAGGAAGATTTACAACATAAAATTTGTGTGGAAGAAATTGAAAATGATTTCTATATCACATTACCGCACGAAATGAGCAAGCAACATTATATTACCTTTGTTGCTTACGTCACTTGCGATAGAGTGCTTTTAATAAAGCTCTATCCTGAACAGTCCGCAGAAGTCCGTTTCCCCAAAATGTACGGGGGAGAATTGTATGTTTGTTGCAGCAAGCACGGGCTTATAAGAAAGGGAAAAAACAATGTGTAA
- a CDS encoding sigma factor-like helix-turn-helix DNA-binding protein has product MIINLRKYYYPLYKTDVLVEVPDEVAEALLLLHRENNNREKKIWYHKAYFSLDCEDGIENAAIGWAQPSPEDYMVQAEEEAAHELLLEHLQEALATLTPTQARRLHMRYMLGMKYREIAAAEGVGTSHVSQSVRAAVKKLRNYFKKQKWTREDNY; this is encoded by the coding sequence ATGATTATCAATCTACGCAAGTATTACTATCCCCTCTACAAGACGGACGTGCTTGTGGAGGTGCCGGACGAGGTGGCCGAAGCCCTTTTGCTCCTGCACCGGGAGAACAACAACCGTGAGAAAAAGATTTGGTATCACAAGGCGTATTTCTCCCTTGACTGCGAGGACGGTATCGAAAACGCCGCTATCGGTTGGGCGCAGCCGTCGCCGGAGGACTACATGGTTCAAGCCGAGGAAGAAGCGGCGCACGAATTATTGTTGGAGCATTTGCAGGAGGCCCTTGCCACTCTCACGCCGACGCAGGCCCGCCGCCTCCATATGCGCTATATGCTCGGCATGAAGTACCGGGAGATTGCCGCCGCCGAGGGTGTAGGCACGTCCCATGTCAGCCAATCCGTCCGGGCCGCCGTGAAGAAGCTACGAAACTATTTCAAAAAGCAAAAATGGACGAGGGAGGACAATTATTGA
- a CDS encoding transposon-encoded TnpW family protein produces MSNEQTNITTATESAAPITAPEAEPFALVKKIGKTTYKVRIHFSTTSHETMSDKIKRMLKNEIQQM; encoded by the coding sequence ATGAGCAACGAACAGACCAACATCACCACCGCAACCGAGAGCGCGGCCCCCATCACCGCGCCGGAGGCTGAACCGTTTGCGCTTGTGAAGAAAATCGGCAAGACCACCTACAAGGTGAGAATCCATTTCAGCACCACCAGCCACGAAACCATGAGCGACAAAATCAAGCGTATGCTCAAAAATGAGATTCAGCAAATGTGA
- a CDS encoding ATP-binding protein, translating to MRDELERMIDNIPSATREPEDTTDPATGLLICGKCHTPKQCRVTLFGTERLLPCLCQCEQERLKAQEAARQEQERLAKIHRLKANGLQDKALFAYTFDRDDGQNPAMKYARRYVEHWPEMKERGQGLLLWGGVGTGKTFAAACIAHALTEQSVPVLMTNFSKILNSLSGMFSEDRNKYLASFNHFSLLIIDDLGIERNSEYALEQVYNVVYSRYLSRLPLIITTNLPLAELQAPGDLAHARIYDRVLERCTPVCFSGKNYRKDNAAANKTEAARLLNE from the coding sequence ATGAGGGATGAGCTGGAAAGAATGATTGACAACATACCGTCAGCCACGCGGGAGCCGGAGGACACCACCGACCCGGCCACCGGCCTGTTAATCTGCGGCAAGTGCCACACACCCAAGCAATGCCGCGTGACGCTTTTCGGGACGGAGCGGCTTTTGCCCTGCCTCTGTCAGTGTGAGCAGGAACGCCTAAAGGCACAGGAGGCCGCAAGGCAGGAGCAGGAACGGCTTGCCAAAATCCACCGGCTGAAAGCCAACGGCCTACAAGACAAGGCGCTTTTCGCCTATACCTTTGACCGGGACGACGGCCAGAACCCGGCCATGAAGTACGCCCGCCGCTATGTGGAGCATTGGCCGGAAATGAAAGAGCGCGGGCAGGGGCTTCTCTTGTGGGGCGGCGTGGGAACCGGCAAGACCTTTGCCGCCGCCTGTATCGCCCATGCCCTCACCGAGCAGAGTGTCCCCGTCCTTATGACGAACTTCTCAAAAATCCTTAACAGCTTATCGGGCATGTTCAGCGAGGACAGGAACAAATACCTTGCCAGCTTCAACCATTTCAGCCTGCTTATCATCGACGATTTAGGCATTGAGCGCAATTCAGAATACGCGCTGGAACAGGTTTACAACGTCGTTTACAGCCGGTATTTGAGCCGTCTCCCGCTCATCATCACCACCAATTTACCGCTTGCAGAGCTGCAAGCACCGGGGGACTTAGCCCATGCCCGAATCTATGACCGCGTTCTGGAACGCTGTACGCCGGTCTGCTTTTCCGGCAAGAACTACCGCAAGGACAACGCCGCCGCCAACAAGACCGAGGCCGCGAGGCTTCTCAACGAATAA
- a CDS encoding recombinase family protein, whose amino-acid sequence MRNTKITPLYERLSRDDELSGDSNSIIHQKQMLEEYAKRNGLPNPTHFTDDGISGTRFDRPGFTAMMEEVEAGRVEAIVVKDMSRIGRDYLKVGQIMEILRQKGVRLIAINDGVDSDKGDDDFTPFRNIMNEFYARDTSRKIKSVFKAKGMAGKHMTGQVPYGYLWADEKREQWVIDEEAADVVRQIFRLTMEGFGPYQISELLTQQEIEIPAVHMARYGEGVNKNKTFKGPCQWCSSSIVQILRKHEYLGHTVNFKTRKHFKDKKSHYVDESEWTIFEDTHEAIIDQETFDNVQRIRANVRRYPDGWGEIHPLTGLMYCADCGGKMYVHRTYNGNRIPQYTCGQYGKVPCGTLCTTQHRINAEVVTTLISDMLKAIAEYAKTDRAEFIKTVQEAQTTQQTADVTKKKKRLAAAQKRAGELEKLICKIYEDNALGKLPDARYAALDAQYAKEQDELTGEIDGLEKAISGYEESRKSAEKFIALVDKYVSFDTMTTAMLNEFVEKILVHERDRKGSIETTQEVEIYFNFVGRYIPPHFGEVNLTPEEQEALRQKEERKDKLHQNYLRRKANGKQREYEERTKTEKRKKMEEKRAALRAEDIVKGVYTTIGSLPRQEPQKGTLSARAAI is encoded by the coding sequence ATGAGAAACACCAAAATAACACCGCTGTACGAGCGTTTGAGCCGCGACGACGAACTTTCCGGGGACAGCAACAGCATTATCCACCAGAAGCAGATGTTAGAGGAATACGCCAAGCGGAACGGCCTACCCAACCCGACCCACTTCACTGACGACGGTATTTCTGGAACCCGCTTTGATAGGCCCGGTTTTACCGCCATGATGGAGGAAGTCGAGGCGGGGCGCGTGGAGGCTATTGTCGTTAAGGACATGAGCCGGATAGGGCGCGATTATCTCAAAGTCGGCCAGATTATGGAGATTCTACGGCAAAAGGGTGTCCGGCTAATCGCCATCAACGACGGCGTGGACAGCGACAAGGGCGACGACGATTTTACCCCGTTCCGCAACATCATGAACGAGTTTTACGCGAGAGATACCAGCCGGAAAATCAAGTCCGTTTTCAAGGCAAAGGGCATGGCCGGAAAGCACATGACAGGGCAAGTCCCTTACGGCTATCTATGGGCCGATGAAAAGCGGGAGCAATGGGTAATCGACGAGGAAGCCGCCGACGTGGTTCGGCAAATCTTCCGGCTGACAATGGAGGGCTTTGGCCCCTATCAAATCTCCGAACTGCTCACACAGCAAGAAATCGAAATCCCCGCCGTTCATATGGCGCGATACGGCGAGGGCGTGAACAAAAACAAGACGTTCAAAGGCCCCTGTCAGTGGTGTTCGTCCTCTATCGTCCAAATCCTAAGAAAGCATGAATACTTAGGCCATACAGTGAATTTCAAGACCCGCAAGCACTTCAAGGACAAGAAAAGCCATTACGTCGATGAAAGCGAATGGACAATCTTTGAGGACACCCACGAGGCCATTATCGACCAAGAAACCTTTGACAACGTGCAACGAATCCGCGCCAATGTTCGCCGCTACCCGGACGGCTGGGGCGAGATTCACCCCTTGACCGGCCTCATGTACTGCGCCGATTGCGGCGGCAAGATGTACGTCCATCGCACCTACAACGGCAATCGTATCCCACAATATACTTGCGGCCAATACGGGAAAGTCCCCTGCGGGACGCTCTGCACCACACAGCACCGTATCAACGCCGAAGTGGTGACAACCCTCATTTCCGATATGCTTAAAGCTATCGCGGAGTACGCCAAGACCGACCGGGCCGAGTTTATCAAGACCGTACAGGAGGCGCAGACCACCCAACAAACCGCCGACGTTACCAAGAAAAAGAAACGGCTGGCGGCGGCACAGAAGCGGGCCGGGGAGCTTGAAAAGCTGATTTGTAAAATCTATGAGGACAACGCCCTCGGCAAGCTACCAGACGCGAGATATGCGGCCCTTGACGCGCAGTATGCCAAGGAGCAGGACGAGCTTACCGGCGAGATTGACGGGCTGGAAAAGGCCATCAGCGGCTATGAGGAAAGCCGGAAGTCAGCGGAGAAGTTTATTGCCCTTGTTGACAAATATGTGAGTTTTGACACCATGACAACGGCCATGCTCAATGAGTTTGTCGAGAAAATCCTTGTGCATGAGCGCGACCGCAAGGGCAGCATTGAAACCACGCAGGAAGTGGAAATATACTTCAACTTTGTGGGCCGCTATATCCCGCCCCACTTCGGAGAGGTCAACCTAACCCCGGAGGAACAGGAGGCCCTGCGCCAGAAAGAGGAACGCAAGGACAAGCTGCACCAGAACTATTTACGGCGCAAGGCAAATGGCAAGCAGCGGGAATATGAGGAACGGACAAAGACCGAGAAGCGGAAGAAAATGGAGGAAAAAAGAGCAGCCTTACGCGCCGAAGATATAGTAAAAGGCGTGTATACTACTATTGGGAGCTTGCCGAGACAAGAGCCGCAAAAAGGAACACTATCGGCCCGCGCTGCCATTTGA
- a CDS encoding CatA-like O-acetyltransferase, whose protein sequence is MCNFQPIDIQTWPMAQTFHYYTQMAPTSYTVNVNMDVTILRKELKAYGYKFFPAYLYLVSRAIAKQQELRIAVKDGILGYWDCLTPAYPQFHEDDKTTSLLWTEYNDDFKEFHKQYLADKKLHGQSHGILSSKGLPLPNAYIISCIPWFTFNSFSLHNHGIKDYYVPSIEAGGFTETNTGKIIMPLSITVHHATTDGYHLKVFFEELQRTMDCPREWL, encoded by the coding sequence ATGTGTAATTTCCAGCCAATAGATATACAAACATGGCCTATGGCACAGACTTTTCACTACTACACACAGATGGCCCCAACCAGTTATACAGTTAATGTCAATATGGACGTGACGATTCTTAGAAAAGAGTTAAAAGCATATGGATATAAATTTTTCCCTGCATATCTCTATTTAGTGTCAAGGGCTATCGCAAAGCAACAAGAGTTGCGGATTGCCGTGAAAGACGGCATTTTGGGATATTGGGATTGTTTGACCCCGGCCTATCCACAATTTCACGAAGATGATAAGACGACTTCCCTGTTGTGGACGGAATACAATGATGATTTCAAAGAATTTCACAAACAGTATCTTGCCGATAAAAAGCTACACGGGCAAAGTCATGGAATACTTTCTTCCAAGGGATTGCCGTTGCCAAATGCTTATATCATATCTTGTATTCCGTGGTTTACGTTTAATAGCTTTTCACTTCATAATCATGGAATAAAAGATTATTATGTTCCAAGTATTGAGGCCGGAGGTTTTACAGAAACCAACACCGGAAAAATCATCATGCCACTATCCATTACCGTTCATCATGCTACGACAGACGGCTACCACCTAAAAGTGTTTTTCGAGGAACTACAACGGACAATGGATTGTCCGAGAGAATGGCTATAA
- the bioB gene encoding biotin synthase BioB, translating into MDIQTIKNRVLRKEWIGKAEAIWLAEQELEELCEAADEIRNFFCGNSFDICAIINGKSGRCTEDCKYCAQSAFYHTWADEYSLLSTEEIASQAEYNAQKGVLRYSIVTSGRCLSDKEVDRMCESIREIKRRTGLSVCVSFGLLNESQYRKLKEAGAERVHNNLESSRAYFPEVCTTHTYDDKIDAIRAAQAAGLSVCSGGIMGLGESMEDRIDMVLTIRKLGVHSIPLNILNPIPGTPYEQNQRLTEEEVRKITAIFRFLAPDASIRLAGGRGLLEDKGRSCFQSGANAAISGDMLTTVGITISQDLQMIRELGYVPRLWNR; encoded by the coding sequence ATGGATATACAGACGATTAAAAATCGGGTTTTAAGGAAGGAATGGATAGGCAAAGCGGAGGCAATTTGGCTTGCGGAACAGGAGTTGGAAGAGCTTTGTGAAGCGGCGGATGAGATCAGGAACTTTTTCTGCGGGAACAGTTTTGATATCTGTGCCATAATAAACGGAAAAAGCGGGAGGTGCACGGAGGACTGTAAATACTGTGCCCAGTCCGCTTTTTATCATACGTGGGCGGATGAATATTCTCTTCTGAGCACAGAGGAGATTGCGTCCCAGGCGGAATACAATGCACAAAAAGGAGTTCTGCGGTATTCCATTGTGACTTCAGGGAGATGCTTGTCTGATAAAGAAGTGGACAGAATGTGTGAGAGCATAAGAGAGATAAAGAGAAGGACAGGATTATCGGTCTGCGTTTCCTTCGGGCTTTTAAATGAAAGCCAGTACCGGAAGCTCAAAGAAGCGGGGGCAGAAAGGGTGCACAATAATTTAGAGAGCTCCAGGGCTTATTTTCCGGAGGTCTGTACGACCCATACATATGATGACAAGATCGACGCCATCCGGGCGGCTCAGGCGGCGGGACTGAGTGTGTGCAGCGGGGGCATAATGGGTTTGGGGGAGTCAATGGAGGACAGGATAGATATGGTGCTGACGATCAGAAAATTGGGGGTGCACTCCATACCTCTGAATATACTGAATCCCATACCGGGTACGCCTTATGAACAAAATCAGAGACTGACAGAAGAGGAAGTGAGAAAAATCACAGCAATATTCCGTTTTTTGGCGCCGGACGCGTCAATCCGGCTGGCGGGAGGCAGGGGACTTTTGGAGGATAAGGGAAGAAGCTGCTTCCAGTCCGGAGCCAACGCGGCGATATCGGGGGACATGCTGACTACAGTGGGGATCACAATCAGCCAGGACCTGCAGATGATAAGAGAGCTGGGATATGTGCCCCGCCTGTGGAACAGATGA
- the mobQ gene encoding MobQ family relaxase: MRPNSPARKEVATIAIYHCTIKIIKRSEGRSAVAAAAYRSGQKLTNEWDGHTHDYTRKGGIVHSEIILPAHAPPTFSDRSTLWNSVEAIEKSGKSQLARELEIALPAELDREAQLALVRTYVRNNFVSAGMCADFALHDKGDGNPHAHIMLTMRPLTPGGEWGAKCRKEYDLDERGQRIPDGKGGWKNHRADTTDWNDRDKAEQWRAAWAEYANRALEQANRPERIDHRSYKRQGVEQLPTVHMGVAATRMERRGIVTDKGNINRQIAADNKLLKEIKARMTRLYNWTKEEASKPQGRESVMAQLWQARQEMSKPATRTGKVKALQESAALFNFLQGNGITSMQELHEKIAAMNSAYYNQRGEIVSAERRIAALTERLEMWAQYEKYKHIRRQLDSLKPSKQEKFAAQHGPELALFDTAARQLKDLTATGEAVTPKQWRAEADTLTAKKDVLYQEMRAMREEIKAVEGLRKAAEQLAKTEAPRKERENDR, encoded by the coding sequence ATGCGGCCTAATAGCCCCGCCCGAAAGGAGGTGGCAACCATAGCCATTTATCATTGCACCATCAAGATTATCAAGCGCAGCGAGGGCCGTTCAGCCGTCGCCGCAGCCGCCTACCGAAGCGGTCAGAAACTAACCAATGAATGGGACGGACATACCCACGACTACACCCGCAAGGGCGGTATCGTCCATTCTGAAATCATACTGCCCGCCCATGCGCCGCCCACCTTTTCCGACCGCTCCACCCTCTGGAACAGCGTGGAGGCAATCGAGAAATCCGGCAAGTCACAGCTTGCCCGCGAGCTTGAAATCGCCCTGCCCGCCGAGCTTGACCGTGAGGCGCAGCTTGCCCTTGTCCGCACCTACGTCCGGAACAATTTTGTGTCAGCCGGTATGTGCGCCGACTTTGCGCTTCACGACAAGGGCGATGGAAACCCTCACGCCCACATCATGCTCACCATGCGGCCCCTCACACCGGGCGGCGAGTGGGGCGCGAAATGCCGTAAGGAATACGACCTTGACGAGCGCGGCCAGCGAATCCCGGACGGCAAAGGCGGCTGGAAGAACCACCGCGCCGACACCACCGATTGGAACGACAGGGACAAGGCCGAACAATGGCGGGCGGCATGGGCCGAGTACGCCAACCGAGCATTAGAGCAAGCGAACCGCCCGGAGCGGATAGACCACCGCAGCTACAAACGGCAAGGCGTGGAGCAGCTACCCACCGTCCACATGGGAGTAGCGGCTACCCGCATGGAGCGGCGCGGCATTGTCACCGACAAGGGGAACATCAATCGGCAGATTGCCGCCGACAACAAACTCTTGAAAGAAATCAAGGCCCGCATGACCCGACTTTACAACTGGACGAAAGAAGAAGCCTCCAAGCCCCAAGGCCGGGAAAGCGTCATGGCCCAGCTCTGGCAAGCGCGGCAGGAAATGAGCAAACCGGCGACCCGCACCGGCAAGGTGAAAGCCCTCCAAGAGAGCGCCGCCCTGTTCAATTTTCTGCAAGGGAACGGTATCACGTCCATGCAAGAGCTGCACGAAAAGATAGCCGCTATGAACAGCGCCTACTACAACCAGCGCGGCGAAATCGTCAGCGCCGAGCGCCGGATTGCCGCCCTCACGGAACGGCTGGAAATGTGGGCGCAGTACGAGAAATACAAGCACATTCGCCGCCAGCTTGACAGTTTGAAGCCCAGCAAGCAAGAGAAATTTGCGGCCCAACACGGCCCGGAATTGGCTCTGTTTGACACCGCAGCCCGACAGTTAAAAGACCTTACCGCCACCGGCGAGGCCGTCACCCCGAAGCAATGGCGGGCCGAGGCCGACACCCTCACCGCCAAAAAGGACGTGCTGTATCAAGAAATGCGAGCCATGCGGGAGGAAATCAAGGCCGTCGAGGGCCTACGCAAAGCCGCCGAGCAGTTAGCCAAGACCGAAGCACCCCGAAAGGAGCGAGAAAATGACCGATAG